One window of Globicephala melas chromosome 5, mGloMel1.2, whole genome shotgun sequence genomic DNA carries:
- the SOWAHB gene encoding ankyrin repeat domain-containing protein SOWAHB — MARELSQEALLDFLCQAGGRVTNAALLSHFKSFLRDPDTPPSQHQRRRELFKGFVNSVAAVRQDPDGTKYVVLKRRYRDLLGEEGLQRPRDPPAAAAPAGGAAPSFPLLARRGEPPPPPLPPPQQPRRRRREKELEEEQAGAAGPAAEAGCNGLPASGAREAARRGGRRRGSSGHRAPVPAAAQDGARCVAAETQGRRCWECLQNGLGGLPGEPLLRSLPDAPTATASAWEKPAPAPPAQDDSGAPRPQREGAPAGPPPVCAAPRSPPTTVEAAGSGASPPALLSCPTPPGEPPELVIPGSLHYSTLQKQQQRTREWVARHPQIPEARNQGPIRAWSMLPDNFPQLPSEPGFWVPVSKPAPPDLPPPPHSLFPAVSESWLGESPLAVFRSIRCQLSLQDLEDFVDQESHGSEESSSGPKESPGGSEEGLHLAPGAPDGRRLRNPAGAPSPKEGCPSGSLQGLRNIEDGHPSQPVPIGAGGLAGHPQPLPWPVPKLRRSLRRSSRAERAKLSSSDEECLEEDLLKRSRRPPRSRKPSKVGAMSSPRVDAALTPKPAEIKATVVECGHPHSSWAPGGERPAALIPPRSSEHKSSLVPLDAREHEWIVKLASGSWIQVLTLFWEDPQLALHKDFLTGYTALHWIAKHGDLRVLQDLVSGAQKAGIALDVNVKSSCGYTPLHLAAIHGHQGIIKLLVQRLASRVNVRDSSGKKPWQYLTSNTSGEIWQLLEAPRGKPIFSTYPLVRSSSPTRKAKSREISRNVTRKTSFAALLKSQHSKWKSANQYEKFPSLREREEYSD; from the coding sequence ATGGCCCGAGAGTTGAGCCAGGAGGCACTACTGGACTTTCTGTGCCAGGCCGGGGGCCGAGTGACCAACGCCGCCTTGCTGAGCCACTTCAAGAGCTTCCTCCGAGACCCCGATACGCCCCCCAGCCAGCACCAGCGCCGCCGCGAGCTTTTCAAGGGCTTCGTCAACTCGGTGGCCGCAGTGCGCCAGGACCCCGACGGCACCAAGTACGTGGTGCTCAAGAGGAGGTACAGGGAccttttgggggaggaggggctgcagcGACCCAGAGACCCGCCCGCGGCCGCCGCCCCTGCAGGGGGAGCTGCGCCCAGCTTCCCGCTCCTCGCGCGCAGGggggagccgccgccgccgccgctgccgccgccgcagcaaccccggcggcggcggcgcgagAAGGAGCTAGAGGAGGAGCAAGCAGGTGCCGCAGGCCCGGCCGCCGAGGCAGGCTGCAATGGACTCCCGGCCAGCGGGGCCCGGGAGGCGGCCCGGAGAGGCGGCCGGCGGAGGGGCAGCTCCGGCCACAGGGCGCCGGTGCCCGCAGCCGCCCAGGACGGAGCGAGGTGCGTGGCGGCCGAGACGCAGGGCCGCCGCTGCTGGGAATGCCTCCAGAACGGCCTGGGGGGACTCCCGGGCGAGCCGCTGCTCCGCTCACTCCCCGACGCCCCCACCGCCACCGCCAGCGCCTGGGAGAAGCCTGCGCCGGCCCCGCCTGCCCAGGACGACAGCGGGGCTCCCAGGCCGCAGCGGGAAGGTGCGCCCGCGGGGCCCCCGCCGGTGTGCGCCGCACCCCGCTCTCCTCCCACAACCGTCGAGGCTGCTGGGAGCGGGGCTTCCCCACCTgctctcctgtcctgccccactcCCCCCGGAGAGCCGCCCGAGCTGGTGATCCCGGGCTCTCTGCATTATTCGACcctgcagaagcagcagcagcgcACTCGAGAGTGGGTGGCCAGACACCCCCAGATACCCGAGGCCCGAAACCAGGGTCCCATCCGAGCCTGGTCGATGCTGCCAGACAACTTCCCCCAGCTGCCCTCGGAGCCGGGCTTCTGGGTCCCGGTATCTAAGCCAGCACCACCcgacctccctcctccccctcattCTCTCTTTCCCGCTGTTTCGGAATCCTGGCTCGGGGAGTCTCCATTGGCAGTCTTTCGTAGCATTCGTTGTCAGCTGTCTCTACAAGATCTGGAGGACTTTGTGGACCAGGAGAGCCACGGCAGCGAGGAGAGCAGCAGTGGACCCAAAGAGTCCCCTGGGGGTTCTGAAGAAGGGCTGCACCTTGCCCCGGGAGCCCCAGATGGGAGAAGGCTCAGGAATCCAGCTGGGGCCCCTTCTCCAAAGGAGGGCTGCCCCAGCGGGAGCCTTCAGGGCCTCAGGAACATAGAGGATGGTCACCCTTCTCAGCCCGTCCCAATAGGAGCTGGTGGCCTTGCAGGCCACCCTCAGCCTTTGCCCTGGCCTGTCCCCAAATTAAGGAGATCCCTAAGGAGGAGCTCTAGGGCAGAGAGAGCCAAATTGTCCTCCTCTGATGAGGAGTGCCTTGAGGAGGATTTGCTGAAAAGGAGCCGGCGCCCTCCCCGGTCCAGGAAACCCTCGAAGGTGGGAGCAATGTCCAGCCCAAGGGTGGATGCCGCTTTGACACCAAAACCTGCAGAAATTAAGGCTACTGTTGTTGAGTGtggtcatccacacagctcatgGGCCCCTGGAGGGGAGAGGCCTGCAGCCTTGATCCCCCCCAGATCTTCCGAGCACAAGTCATCCCTGGTCCCCCTTGATGCCAGGGAGCATGAATGGATTGTGAAGCTTGCCAGTGGCTCTTGGATTCAGGTGTTGACTTTGTTCTGGGAGGACCCCCAGCTGGCTTTGCACAAAGACTTTTTGACCGGGTACACTGCCTTGCACTGGATAGCCAAACACGGTGACCTCAGGGTCCTTCAGGACTTGGTCTCAGGCGCACAGAAAGCAGGGATTGCTCTTGATGTAAACGTGAAGTCCAGCTGTGGGTATACCCCGCTGCACCTTGCAGCCATTCATGGCCACCAGGGGATCATCAAATTGCTAGTGCAAAGGTTGGCGTCTCGTGTGAACGTCCGGGACAGCAGTGGGAAGAAGCCTTGGCAGTATCTGACCAGTAATACCTCTGGGGAAATATGGCAGCTACTGGAAGCCCCACGGGGCAAGCCCATCTTTTCCACCTATCCCTTGGTTCGAAGCTCTTCCCCCACCAGGAAGGCCAAGAGCCGGGAAATATCTAGAAATGTCACTCGAAAGACTTCCTTTGCTGCACTGCTCAAAAGTCAGCACAGCAAATGGAAGTCAGCCAACCAGTATGAGAAATTCCCCAGtctaagggaaagagaagagtatAGTGACTGA